The Streptomyces sp. DG1A-41 genomic sequence CGGACCGGCCATGGGCGCCTTCCACGGCGCCGACCTGCTCCACGTCTTCGACAGTCCGTCCCTCGTCGGCGCCGACACCCCCGAACACCTCACCGCCCGCGACACCCTCGTCGGCGCCTGGGCCGCCTTCGCCGCCACCGGCTCCCCGGGCTGACCGCCCTATGCCCCGGAAGCCACGGGCAACTCCCGGGCCATCGGCGGCTCCCCGGCCGAAGCCGACCGCATGATCACCGAACCCCCGGCCGACGACGTCACCGCCCGCCACTACGAGAACCTGCCTTTCGATACCGACCACATCGTTACCGTCACCGACGACTGACGCCCCCGCCAGCCGCAGCAGTTGCCGTTCGGGGATCGGTCACCGTGTCCGATCCCCGAACGCTGGCGCAAAGCGTCCCCGTCGCCGATGTCCTGGACGCCCAGACCGCTCTCGCGCGCGAGGCGGCAGGCAGACTCGGGCTCCGTACGGTCCCCTTGTTCAGGCCGGTCGCCGGAGTCGGCCCGCTCCCGGACGCAGCACGCTGGGCCGCATGCCTCGCAGGCCGAGCCCCGGGTCTGGACATCATCATCGGCACCACTGGGCGGAAGATGAGCGCCTTCTACGCCCTGAACCCGGCGCTGCGCCGCCTGCGCCGGGTCCCGGCACTGGGTTCGGTGACTGCGGACGCTGTGGAACGGGCCGCGGGTGCTGTCTGCTTCGACCGTCCCGCCCGCCGCCTGGCTGCCCGGCTGAGCGAGGCGGGTGCCCGCGTGTGGACCTACCGGTTCGACTACGCCGTCCCCGCCTCTCCCTTCGGCGCCACCCACTCCATCGAACTGCCCTTTCCGTTCGGC encodes the following:
- a CDS encoding carboxylesterase family protein, with amino-acid sequence MSDPRTLAQSVPVADVLDAQTALAREAAGRLGLRTVPLFRPVAGVGPLPDAARWAACLAGRAPGLDIIIGTTGRKMSAFYALNPALRRLRRVPALGSVTADAVERAAGAVCFDRPARRLAARLSEAGARVWTYRFDYAVPASPFGATHSIELPFPFGTDADWTTAPMLAGADPHDIDILGRALRTAWLSFIRTGTPTTDTPWPPLTAAAPAVHRWHP